From the Zymomonas mobilis subsp. pomaceae ATCC 29192 genome, the window CCCGTCAGGGCGATTATTGATGATATGGCGGAACCCGTCACGGGCAGCTTCTTCTACATCGGTAACGGTTATCTGCGCACTAAGCGCCATGGTATGATTTAAACGCTTAAACTGAGCCATAGCTTTTCCTGTCTTTTATGATGCTCTCTATCATGCCATGAAAGCGTCCCGACGAGAGACCAAAAAAACGATAACAATAAATGACAAGGCCAATTAACAAGGCCACTTAAGACCCTTTTCATAAATCTTTTGGCTATCTTAGCGGTCAGATTATAAAGGGATATTATCTCTATAATAAGGCCTAATCCAAACGACGATAAAGGGAAGGGGCAGATCACCTTCGCCTTACAGGAAAACAATATGACAGTAACAACCCTTGATCCTAAAACAGCGCTTATTCTTATTGATCTTCAAAAAGGCATTCTTTCCTATCCTACTGTGCATCCGACAGAAGAAGTCGTTAAGCGTTCTCGCGCTTTGGCCGAGGCCTTCCGCCGTCACAACCTTCCCGTTGTCCTTGTTAATGTCGCAGGTGTTTCGCCCGTTCGAACGGAGCAGTCTTTTAAGCAAGATCCATTACCTGAAGGTTGGACAGAATTAACGCCCGAGCTCAATGGGCAGCCTAGTGACTACAGAGTGACTAAATATACATGGGGTGCCTTCACTCATACAGATTTGGAAGCTTATCTTAGAAAATATGGGATTACCCAAGTAGTGATTGCAGGGGTTGCAACCAGTTTTGGTGTCGAATCCACAGCGCGTTCCGCCTATGAATTAGGTTTTAATATTACCCTAGCGATTGATGCGATGACAGATATGACGTTAGAGGCGCATAACAATAGTCTTACGCGGATATTTCCAAGACTAGGGGAAACAGGCCAGACGACAGAAATAATCGCTTTGCTCGACAAGAGACTGAAACAAGCGTGATATTTCTGAGAGTTATAGCCCTGATTGCTGGAGGAAAAGTGTTGTTTTCTTAGCTATCAGGAGCACAAGATAACGGTGATATGGCGTTTGTTAGAATGCACTTATACGCAAAATTATAATAGTGTCTGGACGCTAATTTAAAGGCCACTATAGGAGTGGCCTTCTTTAAATTTTCATAGCTATCGCTGCATCGCTGGCAAGTTGATCCGCGCGTTCATTGTCAGGATGACCAGCGTGACCTTTAACCCATTTCCATTTGATTTCGTGGTCTTTTGTGGCTTCCAGTAATTGTTTCCACAGTTCAGCATTTTTGACTGGCTTTTTGGCCGCAGTTTTCCAACCGTTCTTTTGCCAGCCATGAATCCAGCGTGTCAGGCCATCCATCACATATTTGCTATCGATGGATAATTCTATCCTACAAGGCCGTTTCAGACAAGCTAGGGCTTCGATGACAGCTTGCAATTCCATACGATTATTGGTTGTAGGATTTTCACCGCCTGAAAGCTCTTTTTCATGGCCTTTACACCGTAATAGCGCCCCCCAGCCACCCGGGCCGGGGTTTCCTTTACAAGCGCCATCTGTTGCGATCATAACAAAAGGGCGATCTTCGTTGATTTCTGACATTGGAAATCAAAAACCTAGTGCCGTTAAATCAGCCTGACGATAATGAAGCATCCGTTTAAAGAAATCACGAGGATCTTTCGGTACGACTAAAGCCTCTTTTGGGGTATTGAGCCAATCCCACGCGCGCGTCAGCAAAAACCGTAAAGCAGCCCCACGTAACAAGACTGGAAAAGCAGCCCGTTCTTCTTCTGAAAGGGTGAAAGTCTGATGATAGCCTTTTATCAAAGCATGAGCATGCTCTGGTAAAAAGCGATTATCGCTATCAAAACACCAAGCGCTATAGGTGATGGCTAAATCCCACGCCCGAATTTCGGTGCAGGCAAAATAGAAATCAATAACGCCCTTTAGTCTTTCACCTTCAAATAAAACATTATCTGGAAATAAATCAGCATGGATAACGGAATGAGGCAGATCTTTCGGCCAGAATTGATCGAGATAGGCCAATTCTTGCTTAACCTCGTCACCCATTCCCGCCTCAATGCTATTAAGCGCTTCAATACCACAGCGGTGAAACAATTCGTGCCAGCTCGGTAAATCAAGGCTGTTTTTACGATTGAGATTAAAATGCGCCAAACTGTTATGCATTTTGCCCAGCATTTCGCCGGTAGCCTGAGTCTGGGCAGGCGAAGGCGAAGGCGTCCAGCGGCCTTGTAAAAATTCGATTAAACAAGCAGGGCGACCC encodes:
- a CDS encoding isochorismatase family protein → MTVTTLDPKTALILIDLQKGILSYPTVHPTEEVVKRSRALAEAFRRHNLPVVLVNVAGVSPVRTEQSFKQDPLPEGWTELTPELNGQPSDYRVTKYTWGAFTHTDLEAYLRKYGITQVVIAGVATSFGVESTARSAYELGFNITLAIDAMTDMTLEAHNNSLTRIFPRLGETGQTTEIIALLDKRLKQA
- the rnhA gene encoding ribonuclease HI, which codes for MSEINEDRPFVMIATDGACKGNPGPGGWGALLRCKGHEKELSGGENPTTNNRMELQAVIEALACLKRPCRIELSIDSKYVMDGLTRWIHGWQKNGWKTAAKKPVKNAELWKQLLEATKDHEIKWKWVKGHAGHPDNERADQLASDAAIAMKI
- the thrB gene encoding homoserine kinase; its protein translation is MAVYTSVSNDEVSSFLALYPESGRLLSVKGITEGVENSNYLITTDRRAYILTLYEKRVNPEELPFFMALTDHLAAENLPVPKAWRSRDGKQIQTLAGRPACLIEFLQGRWTPSPSPAQTQATGEMLGKMHNSLAHFNLNRKNSLDLPSWHELFHRCGIEALNSIEAGMGDEVKQELAYLDQFWPKDLPHSVIHADLFPDNVLFEGERLKGVIDFYFACTEIRAWDLAITYSAWCFDSDNRFLPEHAHALIKGYHQTFTLSEEERAAFPVLLRGAALRFLLTRAWDWLNTPKEALVVPKDPRDFFKRMLHYRQADLTALGF